In the genome of Deinococcus deserti VCD115, one region contains:
- a CDS encoding thymidylate synthase, with the protein MQQYLDFMRHVLEHGTEKTDRTGTGTLSVFGHQMRFDLQEGFPLVTTKRTHLKSIIHELLWFLQGSSNVAYLREHGVTIWDEWADPDGELGPVYGVQWRSWPTPDGRHIDQIAQVVEQIRRTPDSRRLIVSAWNVGEIEQMALPPCHAFFQFYVADGRLSCQLYQRSADIFLGVPFNIASYALLTLMVAQVTGLKPGEFIWTGGDCHLYTNHLEQARKQLTREPRTLPVMRLNPDVRELDGFRFEDFTLEGYDPHPGIKAPVAV; encoded by the coding sequence ATGCAGCAGTACCTCGACTTCATGCGGCACGTGCTGGAGCACGGCACCGAGAAAACAGACCGCACCGGAACCGGCACCCTGTCGGTCTTCGGACACCAGATGCGCTTTGACCTCCAGGAGGGTTTCCCGCTGGTCACCACCAAGCGCACCCACCTGAAGTCGATCATTCACGAGCTGCTGTGGTTTTTGCAGGGCAGCAGCAATGTCGCCTACCTGCGTGAGCACGGGGTGACCATCTGGGACGAATGGGCCGACCCTGACGGAGAACTGGGCCCAGTCTACGGCGTGCAGTGGCGCAGCTGGCCCACGCCGGACGGACGCCACATTGACCAGATTGCCCAGGTGGTGGAGCAGATCCGCCGTACCCCCGATTCACGCCGGCTGATCGTGAGCGCCTGGAATGTCGGGGAGATCGAGCAGATGGCCCTGCCGCCCTGCCACGCCTTTTTCCAGTTTTACGTGGCCGACGGCCGCCTGAGCTGCCAGCTGTACCAGCGCAGCGCCGACATTTTCCTGGGGGTACCGTTCAATATCGCTTCCTACGCCCTGCTGACCCTGATGGTCGCGCAGGTCACGGGCCTGAAGCCCGGCGAGTTCATCTGGACGGGAGGCGACTGCCACCTGTACACCAACCACCTGGAGCAGGCGCGCAAGCAGCTCACCCGTGAGCCCAGGACGCTGCCAGTCATGCGCCTGAATCCGGACGTGCGTGAGCTCGACGGCTTCCGCTTTGAGGACTTCACCCTGGAAGGCTACGATCCGCACCCCGGAATCAAGGCCCCGGTGGCGGTGTGA
- a CDS encoding acetate--CoA ligase has translation MTDRIPPPQSVLERLRARPDEDIRQARLDPDAFWLSQAATYEWTRMPTTGLTWNRPEMAWFEDGETNITLNALDRHAQGETRTRAALIWVSEDEQVQIYTYGTLHDRVSRAAAGLRALGVQSGDRVVIYMPLTPEGVIAMLACARIGAVHSVVYAGLGVTALRERIQDAGARVVITADVGYRRGKLVDLYAIAAEAISDLVGVNDLVLWERIKTLHREHDSRTVPWEDLFTHGKVEAVPVAAEHPLFVLYTSGSTGKPKGVIHTHAGYMVGTSYHLKSLFDVHPGDVFFCTSDIGWIVGHSYIVYGPLVSGATVMFREGAPDFPDTGVLWRLIEKYGVNVLFTAPTALRLFMKLGAEVVKPYDLSSLRVIACAGEALNPEAWRWAQEHIGGGLGEGAHAMVIDNWWQTELGAPTLGTHASWPARPGYAGPLLAGVDADVVDERGEPVPNGQQGYLVIRRPFPSMMRGVHGNPEKYAAIWNENPAGYLSGDLALRDEHGYISILGRADDVLSVAGHRIGSADVEDALVSHPAVAEAAVIGVPDPLKGESILAHVILRRGFGDQVGRGLRASLTEHVRRELGPIATPGEIRVVDTLPKTRSGKIMRRVLRAQALGQDPGDLSTLEG, from the coding sequence ATGACTGACCGTATTCCTCCGCCACAGAGTGTGCTTGAGCGCCTGCGTGCCCGTCCCGATGAGGATATCCGGCAGGCCCGCCTGGACCCGGATGCCTTCTGGCTGTCGCAGGCAGCCACCTATGAATGGACCCGGATGCCAACAACAGGTCTGACCTGGAACCGACCCGAAATGGCCTGGTTCGAGGACGGCGAGACGAACATCACCCTGAACGCCCTGGACCGTCACGCCCAGGGCGAGACCCGCACCCGCGCCGCGCTGATCTGGGTTTCGGAAGATGAGCAGGTGCAGATCTACACCTACGGCACCCTGCACGACCGGGTGTCCCGTGCGGCGGCCGGGTTGAGGGCGCTGGGCGTGCAGTCCGGTGACCGGGTGGTGATCTATATGCCACTGACCCCGGAGGGAGTGATTGCCATGCTGGCCTGCGCGCGTATTGGTGCGGTGCACAGCGTGGTGTACGCCGGGCTGGGCGTCACTGCCCTGCGCGAACGCATTCAGGATGCCGGAGCCCGGGTAGTAATCACGGCGGATGTCGGTTACCGGCGCGGCAAGCTCGTTGATCTGTACGCCATCGCGGCCGAGGCCATCAGCGACCTGGTGGGCGTGAATGACCTGGTGCTGTGGGAGCGCATCAAGACCCTTCACCGCGAGCACGACAGCCGCACGGTGCCGTGGGAGGATCTGTTCACGCACGGCAAGGTCGAGGCGGTGCCGGTCGCGGCCGAGCATCCTCTGTTCGTGCTGTATACCTCAGGCAGCACCGGCAAACCCAAGGGTGTCATTCATACGCACGCGGGGTACATGGTCGGCACGTCGTACCACCTGAAGTCGCTGTTCGATGTGCATCCGGGAGACGTGTTCTTCTGCACCAGCGACATCGGCTGGATCGTGGGGCACAGCTATATCGTGTATGGACCGCTGGTGTCGGGCGCGACCGTCATGTTCCGCGAGGGCGCGCCCGACTTTCCGGATACCGGCGTGCTGTGGCGGCTGATCGAGAAGTACGGCGTGAACGTGCTGTTTACGGCTCCCACCGCGCTGCGGCTGTTCATGAAGCTGGGCGCCGAGGTCGTGAAACCCTATGACCTGAGCAGCCTGCGGGTGATCGCCTGCGCAGGTGAAGCCCTGAATCCTGAGGCGTGGCGCTGGGCGCAGGAGCATATCGGTGGAGGCCTGGGTGAAGGTGCGCACGCCATGGTGATCGACAACTGGTGGCAGACTGAACTGGGCGCGCCGACGCTGGGCACGCATGCCAGCTGGCCAGCCCGCCCCGGATACGCCGGTCCGCTCCTGGCTGGTGTGGATGCTGACGTGGTGGACGAGCGCGGCGAACCCGTACCGAACGGCCAGCAGGGCTACCTGGTGATCCGCCGTCCTTTTCCCAGCATGATGCGTGGCGTGCACGGCAACCCCGAGAAGTACGCGGCCATCTGGAACGAGAATCCGGCCGGGTACCTCAGCGGCGATCTGGCGCTGCGTGACGAGCACGGCTACATCAGCATCCTGGGCCGGGCCGACGATGTGCTCTCTGTCGCCGGGCACCGGATTGGTTCGGCCGACGTGGAAGACGCCCTGGTGTCGCATCCGGCCGTGGCCGAAGCGGCGGTGATCGGCGTTCCCGACCCGCTGAAAGGGGAGAGCATCCTGGCTCACGTAATACTGCGCCGGGGCTTTGGCGATCAGGTGGGACGCGGGCTGCGCGCCAGCCTTACCGAGCATGTCCGGCGCGAACTCGGGCCCATTGCCACCCCAGGCGAGATCCGGGTGGTCGACACCCTGCCCAAGACCCGCAGCGGCAAGATCATGCGCCGGGTGCTGCGCGCCCAGGCGCTGGGCCAGGACCCGGGTGACCTGAGTACCCTGGAAGGCTGA
- a CDS encoding endonuclease III domain-containing protein has translation MSESPVLNVVRPAPERAELLQWMYARLRDEYGEKPLEPRRDPMHELISTILSQRTNWRDEDAAYQELRTLGDWDAIIAAPTEAVAHAIRRSNYPESKAPRIQATLRAIRDAPGGYNLDFLRELPVKDALKWLTDLPGVGIKTASLVLLFNYARPVFPVDTHVHRVNTRVGTIPRMGEQAAHRALLGLLPPDPPLLYELHINLLKHGQKVCTWSRPRCLQCVLRERCDAFALYGDRVPSFSEKAPPSA, from the coding sequence ATGTCTGAGTCACCGGTCCTGAATGTGGTCCGCCCGGCCCCGGAGCGGGCCGAACTGTTGCAGTGGATGTACGCCAGACTCCGCGACGAGTACGGCGAGAAACCGTTAGAGCCCCGGCGTGACCCGATGCACGAGCTGATCAGCACGATCCTCTCGCAGCGCACCAACTGGCGCGACGAGGACGCCGCGTATCAGGAGCTGCGTACCCTGGGAGACTGGGACGCCATTATTGCGGCGCCTACCGAAGCAGTCGCACACGCAATCCGCCGCAGCAACTACCCGGAGAGCAAAGCCCCGCGCATTCAGGCCACGCTGCGCGCCATCCGTGACGCTCCCGGAGGCTACAACCTGGATTTCCTACGCGAACTGCCGGTGAAAGACGCCCTGAAATGGCTCACCGACCTGCCGGGAGTGGGCATCAAGACAGCGAGCCTGGTGCTGCTGTTCAATTACGCCCGGCCGGTCTTCCCGGTGGATACCCACGTGCACCGGGTCAACACCCGGGTCGGAACCATTCCCCGCATGGGCGAACAGGCCGCCCACCGGGCGCTGCTGGGGCTGCTGCCCCCCGACCCTCCTCTGCTGTACGAACTGCACATCAACCTGCTGAAACACGGCCAGAAGGTCTGTACCTGGAGCCGTCCCCGTTGCCTTCAGTGCGTGCTGCGGGAGCGCTGCGACGCCTTTGCCCTTTATGGAGACCGGGTGCCCAGCTTCAGCGAGAAAGCCCCGCCCTCAGCCTGA
- the fumC gene encoding class II fumarate hydratase, producing the protein MTNFRKESDTMGTLDVAADRYWGAQTERSIHNFPIGRDTFVWGRPIIRALGILKKGAAQANADLGELPRDVADLIVQAADEVIAGKLDDHFPLVVFQTGSGTQSNMNANEVISNRAIEIAGGEMGSKKPVHPNDHVNRGQSSNDTFPTAMHIAVVLELSERLYGSVGKLRDTLDAKAREHAGLVKVGRTHLQDATPITLGQEIGGWVAQLDYALAEVRHAGEGLLDLAIGGTAVGTGLNAHPQFGDLAAQKYSEETGFKFRSAENKFAALSAHDALVQTSAALRTLAGALMKMANDVRWLASGPRNGIGEIIIPENEPGSSIMPGKVNPTQSEAMTMVATRVFGNDATVAFAGSQGNFQLNVFKPVMVHAVLESIRLISDACLAFNDNCAVGIEPNLERIEHNLSINLMQVTALNKHIGYDKAAAIAKKAHKEGSSLKDAALSLGYVTEEQFAEWVVPLDMTHS; encoded by the coding sequence ATGACGAACTTCCGCAAAGAGTCCGACACGATGGGCACGCTGGACGTCGCCGCTGACCGGTACTGGGGCGCGCAGACCGAGCGCAGTATCCACAACTTCCCGATCGGCCGGGACACCTTCGTGTGGGGACGGCCCATCATCCGTGCGCTGGGCATCCTGAAAAAGGGCGCCGCGCAGGCCAACGCCGACCTGGGCGAACTGCCGCGCGATGTGGCCGACCTGATTGTGCAGGCCGCCGATGAAGTGATTGCCGGCAAGCTCGACGATCACTTCCCGCTGGTGGTGTTCCAGACCGGCTCGGGCACCCAGAGCAACATGAACGCCAACGAGGTCATCTCCAACCGCGCCATCGAGATTGCGGGCGGAGAGATGGGCTCCAAGAAGCCCGTGCACCCCAATGACCACGTCAACCGCGGCCAGAGCAGCAACGACACCTTCCCCACGGCCATGCACATCGCCGTGGTGCTGGAACTCAGCGAGCGGCTGTACGGCAGTGTGGGCAAACTGCGCGACACGCTGGACGCCAAGGCGCGCGAACACGCCGGACTGGTCAAGGTGGGCCGCACGCACCTGCAGGACGCCACGCCCATCACCCTGGGGCAGGAGATCGGTGGCTGGGTTGCGCAGCTCGACTACGCGCTGGCGGAAGTGCGCCACGCCGGTGAGGGCCTGCTGGACCTGGCCATCGGCGGCACGGCGGTCGGCACCGGTCTGAACGCCCACCCGCAGTTCGGCGATCTGGCCGCGCAGAAGTACAGCGAGGAAACCGGCTTTAAGTTCCGCAGCGCCGAAAACAAGTTCGCCGCCCTCAGCGCCCACGACGCCCTGGTGCAGACCAGCGCCGCCCTGCGCACGCTGGCTGGCGCCCTGATGAAGATGGCCAACGACGTGCGCTGGCTGGCCTCCGGTCCACGCAACGGTATCGGCGAGATCATCATTCCCGAGAACGAGCCCGGCAGCTCGATCATGCCCGGCAAGGTCAACCCCACCCAGAGCGAGGCCATGACCATGGTGGCCACCCGCGTGTTCGGCAACGACGCCACCGTGGCGTTTGCCGGCAGCCAGGGCAACTTCCAGCTCAACGTGTTCAAGCCCGTCATGGTGCACGCCGTGCTGGAATCCATCCGCCTGATCAGCGACGCCTGCCTGGCCTTCAACGACAACTGCGCTGTAGGCATCGAGCCGAACCTGGAGCGCATCGAGCACAACCTCAGCATCAACCTGATGCAGGTCACCGCCCTGAACAAGCACATCGGCTACGACAAGGCCGCTGCCATCGCCAAGAAGGCCCACAAGGAAGGCAGCAGCCTGAAGGACGCGGCGCTGTCACTGGGCTACGTTACCGAGGAACAGTTTGCCGAGTGGGTCGTGCCCCTCGACATGACCCACAGCTGA